The following is a genomic window from Mycolicibacterium sp. TY81.
CCGTCCAGGTGCCCGTCACCCACGAAGAGGTGCGCGTGGAGCGCGCCGCCATCACCGACCCGTCCCATGCCCGTGACAACCGGATCGCCGACGACCAGCGCGAAGTGACGCTGCACGAGGACAAGGTCGTCGTGAGCAAGGAATCGGTTCCTGTCGAACGGGTTCGACTCGCAGTCGACGAGGTCACCGAGAACAAGCAGATCACCGAGAACGTGCGCCGCGAAGAGATCAACGCGGAAGGCGTGCATCGCCGTCAGCGCTGACCATCTCAGTCGAGCGGAGCCGACGGGGCGGGGCCCAGATGCAAGATCGGAAACGGTCGCCCGTCGCCGTCGGTCTCCGACCGGCTCAGGGTGACGAAGCCCTGCCGCTGGTAGAACCCGACAGCTTGTGGATTCTGCTCGTTCACATCGACCAGCAGCCCCGGATTCTTGGCCCGCGCAGCGGCCAGCAGGACCGAGCCCGCGCCACGACCACGGTGCTGGTGGTCGATGAACAACATCTCCAGGTTGCCACCGGCAACACCCGAGAAGCCGACCGGCACACCGTCGGAATCCGCGACCGTGAGGTCGACCATCTTCAGATACTCCTCGGCCAGTCGGCGCTCGTAGAAATCGATGTCGCCGGCAGTCAGGAAGTCATGCGTCGCTTCGACCGCGCTACGCCAGATCCGTAGGAGCACCGGCCATTCCGCGGGTCCGTGGCATGGCCGGAGGGCGAAGTCTTGCGTCGTGGTCACGTTCTCAGCGTAAAGACACGCCGAGTCGCGTCACCAAGCCAGGACGTGATCCGGGCCGGAATTCGGTTCTTCGTCGGCGGCCGCCGGGGGCGTCAGCAGGTCGCCCCAATGCTTCAGAGCGATTCGCATCGCGTCGGGTCGAGACCCTCCCGCCAGCCGCAGCGAATGGCCACCGGACAGTTCGACCAGGGCCTCGGCCAGGACGTACGGCGA
Proteins encoded in this region:
- a CDS encoding GNAT family N-acetyltransferase, coding for MTTTQDFALRPCHGPAEWPVLLRIWRSAVEATHDFLTAGDIDFYERRLAEEYLKMVDLTVADSDGVPVGFSGVAGGNLEMLFIDHQHRGRGAGSVLLAAARAKNPGLLVDVNEQNPQAVGFYQRQGFVTLSRSETDGDGRPFPILHLGPAPSAPLD